The Bacillus sp. FJAT-27916 genomic interval TGTCCTTATATGTGTCCTTGAAGATGAAATCAGCTGATTTTGAAATGGCGACGGTGTGGATCTCTGGAAGCATTTATAATGCGAACTGGGTTTATATTTTATCCATGCTGCCATGGCTTTTGATCCTGCTGCCGGTCATTTACCATAAGGCCCATTTGCTTGACTTATTTCAGCTTGAGGAAGCGACCGTAACGAGCATCGGAGTCAGGGTGGAGCGGGAGAAATCCATCCTGCTCCTGGCAAGCATCGGTGTCATCAGCAGCTGTGTAGCGGTATCGGGCAGCATTTCGTTCATCGGCCTCATGGCCCCGCATATCGCAAGAAGCCTTGTTGGAACAAGGCATCGGGCCATTATCCCGGTGAGCGGGGCAGTTGGAATGCTCTTGGTGCTGCTTGCTGACTTTATCGCCAAAACGGCGTTTTCACCGCTTGAAATACCGGTGGGAATTGTTGTCTCAATCATAGGCGTACCATATTTTCTATATTTACTCGTGAAAAGAAAGCAATAGGAGGAAAGCGCATATGGCAACGATTATATCCGTCGAACAATTAGAAGCCCGTTATGAGGAACGCACGGTTTTCCGTGAATTGAGCATGGCGATTCAAGAGGGAAGTGTGACGACAATCATTGGCCCGAATGGCTGCGGGAAATCAACCTTGCTCAAAACGATGGGGAGAATCTTGAAGCCAAAGTCAGGGAAAGTATCACTGCTGGGCAAGAGCTTGAGTCACATGTCGACGAAGGAAATTGCAAAGAAGCTTGCCCTCCTGTCGCAGAACCCTGTCGCTCCTTCCCAGCTTAAGGTGGAGGAGCTCATCTCTTATGGAAGATATCCGCATCAAAGAAGGGGACACAGCTTGAGTGCGGCAGACTTTGATGTGATGGAATGGGCGATGGAGGTCACAAAAACGCTCGAATTCCGCGAGCGGGAGATGGACCAATTATCCGGCGGACAAAGGCAGAAGGTATGGCTGGCCATGGCTCTCGCGCAAGAGACTGATTTGCTTCTCTTAGATGAGCCGACCACTTATTTGGATATGGCACACCAGCTTGATGTGTTGAAAATCGTGCGGGATTTAAACCAAAATCAAGCATGCACGGTTGTCATGGTCCTGCATGACATCAATCATGCTGCCCGGTTTTCTGATCAGCTTGTGGCGATGAAGGACGGCCAAATTAAGGCAATCGGCAAGCCGGAGGAAATCATGACGCCTGAAGTGCTTCGTGCCGTATTTGACATTGAGGCCCGTATTATTGAGGACCCTTATGATGGTGTTCCAATCTGTCTTGGATATGACTCCGTAACAACGCGTGAGGCTGTCTTATCGAACTAGGAGGCAAGGACATGACACAACAACAGTATCAACTGGAGGATTATGAGCTATTTATCTACAGCCCAGACACTGCTCCGCCTTCTGCCGGCTTTCCGGTGCTATACGTGCTTGATGGGAATGCATTCTTTCATACCGTTTCTGATTTAATTCATCTTCAAGCAAGAAGGCAGGAAAAAACAGGGGTCATTCCGGCAATTGTCTGTGCGGTTGGTTATCCAGGAGATGCCCCGTTTCATCCAAGGCGTTTTTGGGATTATACGCCGCCCCAGGACACTTTACATGCGCCGATGAGACCGAATGGACAGCCATGGCCAGCGTCAGGGGGAGCAGATCAATTTCTTCGAACGATGGAAGAGGTCATAAAGCCGTTTGTGGAAGCTCATTATCCGGTAAACCGATTAAGCCAAACACTATTCGGGCATTCACTTGGCGGGCTGCTGACACTTTATGCCCTTTATACAAAGCCTGATGCCTATCAGCACTATGTCGCAATCAGTCCGTCGCTTTGGTGGAACCGCTCCTTGATGAGGGGGCTTGAGCATGATTATTTGATTCAACCCGTGGATAATCATCACCGCGTTTTCATGGCTGTCGGGTCAGAAGAGAAGAATTATTTGATTCAGGATGCGGCTGAGCTATTTGCCAGACTGCACGATTCAGACAAGATTCAGGTGGAATTTATGGAAGCGGCCGGGGAAAATCATCTATCGGTTGTGCCGACAGTCATGAGCCGGGCGCTGCGATTTGTTAATAGAGAAGATGGGTAGAGACTCTCCTTTTTGGAGAGTCTTTTCTCATCTGGCAGAAGGGAATTTTCATTAGTTGGGTGAATCGTATTTAAAGATAGAGGGGAGTTCGGTGATCTGGAGAAAGTATCACTGGCTGCTCAACGGGCTTGGTGTGTCGTATTTGGGAAACTGGGTGTATCTTGTCGTTTATACACTTCAACACTCCGCTGAGATGCAGCGTAGGATAATAATTTGAACAGGGCAGGACTTGGATGTGGGACGGTTATCTCAGTTATCAATTTCTTTTTCACCTCGATTTTGTTGTATTTGCAATAAAATGCCCTTATACTAATGACATACTTATTAAGCAAGCTGCTTCCAGAGAGGTGGAATATACGTGAATTATAAAAGAATTACAGCAGAAGAAGATTTACAGCACGCCTTTCATATTCGAAAATCCGTGTTTGTAGAAGAGCAGGGTGTCCCGCTGGAGGATGAATTCGATGAAATGGATCATCTCGACGGGAATTGTGACCATATCTTAGTCTATCACGAGCACCAGCCGGTCGGCACCGGAAGAATCAGGCCGCATGATGGATACGGCAAATTGGAGAGAATCTGCCTTTTGGAGCCCTACCGCAAATTCGGATTGGGGAAGGTCATTATTCATGCATTAGAAGAAAGGGCAAGAGAAAAAGGATTGGGGAAAGTAAAGCTGCACGGGCAAACACAGGCGGAAGGATTTTATCATAAGCTCGGGTATGAGACAGCCTCTGAGGTGTTTATGGAGGACGGGATTCCACATGTGCTGATGTATAAAGAGTTAGAATGAGGCGGGGGGCAGAAGGCCATAGTTGGTTTTCTGTCTTTTTCTTGTTTTTTGGCAAGTCATTATTAGATTACGAGCTAGATGTCTAATTGTTAGGCAGGGACTCCGCTTAATCTGACAGAAAATCACCTAAAAAGGACAGATTATTCTTCAAAAAATCGATTAATTTGTCTATTTCTGTTATTTCAGCATAGAACTGTCTTCTATTTGGAGGAGGATTTCCCGAGTTTCTTGGTTTAAGGGCGAAGTCATCCCATTTAAGGGCGAAAGGGTGAAAACATATTTTCAAGGTTGAAAGGCTGCTTTGGACAAAGGAGCTTTTAACACCGGCTTCATCCTTTCCCACCCATTCCCAAATGTACTTACATTTAACCAATGCTTCACCGATTCGTTTAAATTATAATTAAATTGTGAATAATTTAACAAATTGGAGGAGATTTGTGATGATGTATTATTTGCCAAGCAGAAACTTGTTAGGAAGAGGCTGCCTCAATGAATTGGGAGGAGAAATCAAATCCTACGGTTTTAAGAAAGCCTTTGTGGTGACGGATAAAGGATTGAGCAAGAATGGAATCCTGAAAATGGTGACAGATCAGCTTGAGAAGTCAGAGATTGATTATGTTGTCTATGATGAAGTCAGTCCAAATCCGACGACAAGACAGGTACATAATGGTGTGGAAGTATTGCAGGAAGAGGATTGTGATTTCATTCTGTCTGTCGGCGGCGGTTCTCCTCAGGACTGTGCAGCGGCAATTAGCATTATTACAACAAACGGCGGGGATATCCGCGATTATGAAGGCTTACATAAATCCAGCCGTCCTGGCTATCCGACGATTGCGGTTAATACGACAGCCGGTACATCTGCTGAGATTACGATTAACTATGTAATCACTGATGAAGACCGTGGAGTGAAGATGGTTTGTGTGGATAAAAACAGCATTGCCCTGTTGTCTGTCAGCGATCCAGAGTTAATGGTTAATAAACCGGCCGATCTTACAGCTGCGACTGGCATGGACGCTCTTACCCATGCCATTGAAACGCTGGTGACTCCAGGAGCTAACCCTGTGACGGATGCGACTGCGCTTGAAGCGGTGCGTATTATCTTCAAGTATCTTCCTGCTGCTGTAAAGAACGGTCATGATTTGGATGCCAGAGAGCAAATGACATATGCATGCTTCTTGGGCGGAATGGCTTTCTCGAATGCCGGACTAGGCTATGTACATGCGATGGCCCATCAGCTTGGCGGGCTTTATGATCTTCCACACGGTGTATGTAACGCTATGCTTCTTCCAATCGTCGAGAAACGTAACGCAAAATATGCGCCGAAGAAATTCCGCATGATTGCCGAAGCACTTGGCTTCCCGCAAATAGGTCAGACAGATGAAGAGGCAAGCGATTTCGTGATTGAGAAGATCAGAGAGCTTGCGGCAGAGGTTGGCATTCCAACTTCCTTGAAAGAGCTTGGCGTCGAAAACCCGGATTTGGACACTTTGGCGGAAAACTCCTTGAAGGATGCTTGTGCACCTGGCAACCCTTATATGCCAACTAAAGAAGAAACCATTGAAATGTTTAAGGAAATCCTTTAATCATTTTACTGGGCAATATATTGCCCAGTTTTTTTATGTTCTGGCTGCTTTATTTTCAGATAAGAAAAACAAGAAAACGCTTATAAAACATTTGCGTTTCTCTGAAGAACCTGTTACTATAAAGAAGAATTATTTTTGTTTGTTACGGTTGAAAGTTGAACAATATTTCGTCTTTACGATCGATAAGCAAGGATAGTAATACAATGTGCTATCGCACTAGGAGGCAACAAACATGGAACAAGGTAAAGTTAAATGGTTTAACGCAGAAAAAGGTTTTGGATTTATCGAACGTGAAGGTGGAGACGATGTATTCGTTCACTTCTCAGCGATCCAAGGTGAAGGATTCAAAACTCTTGACGAAGGTCAAGAAGTTACTTTCGAAGTAGAACAAGGTCAACGCGGACCACAAGCTACTAACGTTCAAAAAAACTAATATAAGTTTAACTTATCGGAACAGACCCAATCACTTGGGTCTGTTTTTTTTTTTTTTTTTTGACTTTACTAATGGAGGAGAGACCATGCAAATAATGCTTGAGAAGTTTCAAGAAGCGGATTTCGATTTGTATTATGCACTTGTATCAGAAGAACGGGTTATGGCCCAGATTACTGAGCGGGCCATTCCTTTAGAAGAGGCTGAGATTAACTTCCATGCATTGCTTAAACGCAATCAACAGGCTGAAAAGACCGGCTCCTATAAAATATATGATCAACAGACGCTGGAGTATATTGGGCTTGGGCATATTACCCCTGATGATGATTTAAGCGGTGAGGCTGAGCTGGGCTATATGATTCTGCCGCAGTATTGGGGAAAGGGGTATGGATCTGAAATTGCCAGAGTGCTGCTTGTTAAAGCGGGTGAGGCCGGAATGACAAGTTTGAAGGCAATCATCGACCCGGATAATATTCCTTCAAGAAGAATTCTGCAGAAACATGGTTTTATTTCGGAAAAGATTGGTGAAATTGATGGACTGCCGGCGGAAATTCTGCGTAAATCAATAAATGCTGAATAAGCACAAAAAAACCCTGCTGAAGCCAGCAGGGCCATGTAAAATGGTAAGTAAAATGTTATGCAGTTTTAGGTCTCTACGAGTATAGCATATTCCCTCCTAATATGCGACAAAATTTGTGTTTTTCGACATACAGAAAGAGATACTACCTTTCGTATTCTTTAATTAGGGGGACTATATAGATAGAAGGGATGAATGATTGACTGGCATAATAGGGAGAATGATGGGTTTTTTTGGGTATTTGAGAATAACATCGAAAAAACTCGACTTTGCATGTATAATGAATGAGAGATTTCGAAGGTAGGAGGAACGGTTACCAATGCAAATGGCTTTAGTAATATTATTTGCGGCTTCCGCGGTGTTGTTTGTCGCTTCATTTGTTAAGATGAGAAAACAAGCAAAAGACGATCAAAAACAAATTGATACATATTACGCGGTTATGCTGGATGAAACAAATCAATTAAAAGAGCAGATCCGCAAACTTGAAATGGATGAGGAAATTACCGCTCAGGAGGCAGGCGTTATGGGCTTGAATTCTGAAGAACGCCATACAATGCGTAAGATGCTGGACCTTTATAAGAGGGGTTATTCCATTAAGAGCATCGCGGTCCAAACGAAACTGTCCGAGCAGGAAGTAGAAGAGATCCTAGCTCCTTATGAATCTGGAAGGAACAAAGGGAGGAAGCTGGCAAATGACGCATAAAGTAATGAGCAGCTTCGCCTCAGGAATCTTACTTGCCTCATGCATTCTTGGGGGAGTTTATTTCTTCTCATCCGATGATGCGGGAGCAGAAGAGACTTCCGGAAAGAAAGAAACGGCAAAAGCAACAGAGACCGAGACAGTTACCGAGACACCTGTTTTATCTGCAGAGGATATGAAGACTCAGTTGGAGACGGAAGGATATGTGGTCTTGACTGATGAAGAATATTTGAACGAGATTGAAACAGCTGAGGAGAAAGCAAAGGCTGAGGCAGAAAAGGCCGCGGCTGAGAATTCCGAGAAGGTTGTCTATAAAACGGTTATTAATGTTGCAAGCGGCATGACAACGTCCGATGTAGCAGAAGTCCTTGTAGCCGGAAATATCATTAAGGATGCATCCAGCTTCGTTAAGGCTGTTGAAAGCAAGGGTGTTGCGAACAAGCTTCGCCTAGGTGTGTTTAAGGTCGATAGCAAGATGTCTGTTGATAAGATTATTAGTATGATTTTCAAAAGCTAATAGAATAAAAAGAACAGCGCTCAAGGATTTTGAGCGCTGTTCTTTTTGGTTTATTATTTTGTAACGGCTCCCTCTTTAACAGCCACTACATCAAAGATGCTGATTTTATTGCTGATGATTGGGGATTCTGTTTTCGCCTCTGAAGAGCCTTCTGCCGGGCGTGCGTGAGATTTCTTGAAGGAATCACTGTTTCTCCAAGTCTCGAAGCTTTCTTTGTCTTCCCAATACATATTGACGCTTAGTTCATCTGTTTCTTCCACGCCTTGTGTTAAAAGAACTTCCACGCGGATGAATCCTTTAAATGTTTCTAAGTCATTTTTCGTGAATGCTGCTCCCATTTTTTCGCCAAAGCCTTTTTTCGTTTGGAATTTGTTTTGAACGACGATCATACTATCAATCTCCTTTGTTTGAGTTGTGGAATGATGACTGGATAGTCCTCATCAAAATGAATCTTTGCAGTAATATTATAAACCTTCTGTAAAAAAGATGCAGTGAGAAGCTCTTTTGGTTTTCCTTGATCTATGAGACATCCCCCCTTTAAAGCAATCATGTGATGGCTGTAAGCAGCGGCCTGCTGAAGGTCGTGAAGGACCATTACAATGGTTATTCCATATTGATCGTTAATTTCCTGCAGCATCTCCATTAAATCAAGCTGGTGGGCCATATCTAAATAAGTTGTTGGCTCATCGAGCAAAAGGATATCCGTTTTTTGCGCAAGGGCCATCGCGATGCGTGCCTTTTGCTGTTCTCCTCCTGACAGCTCATGGAACATCCGGCTTTCATGCTTCTTCGTGCCGGTTATATCCAACGCCCAGTCAATGACAGCCTCATCCGCCGCTTTACTGCCCTTGTGTAGAAACGAGTGATGCGGAGAGCGCCCGTAGGAGACGAGTTCCCTGACGCATAAGTCCGGAAGTTCTTCCTTCGATTGTGGGAGCATGGATATGGTCTTGGCAAATTCCCGCCTTTTGTATGTATGGATTGGTTGATCTTGAACGAGAATTTCTCCCTCATCCATCCCCATTAATTGTGCCGTAATCTTCAGGAAAGTAGATTTGCCAGATCCATTTGGTCCAATAATGGCTGTCATTTTCCCTTTTGGTATCACAAGACTGATATCCTTCAGCTGAAAGAAGCCTACTCTTTGGCACAGGTTACTCGCTTCAATGGCATTCATCCTACCAATCTCCTTTTCTTTAATAGAATCATAAAGAACGGGGCGCCGAGCGCTGCCAGCAATATGCCGACCGGCAGTTCAATCGGGTCAAACCAAGTTCTTGCAATCGTATCGGCAAAGACAACGAGTGCCGCACCACCTAATGCTGAAAACGGCAATAAGTAGCGATAATCGCTTCCAATCAAGATGCGGATGATGTGCGGAATGACTAACCCGACAAAGCCGACCAATCCTGCAACACTGACAGCAGCACCGGCAAGAAAGGAAGCGAGCAAAATGATGGTCAGACGTGTCAATTCGACTCTTTGTCCGAGCAGCTTGGCCGAATCATCGCCCAGCATGAGCAGGTTGACCGGCTTAATGGCAAAGAATGATAGAGCTAGACCGATGAGTGCATACGGATACATAAATTCAAGATGATACCAGCTCCGTCCGCTAAGACCTCCGGACAGCCAGGAAATAACGGACTGGACACGATCGCTGTAAAT includes:
- a CDS encoding iron-containing alcohol dehydrogenase, yielding MMYYLPSRNLLGRGCLNELGGEIKSYGFKKAFVVTDKGLSKNGILKMVTDQLEKSEIDYVVYDEVSPNPTTRQVHNGVEVLQEEDCDFILSVGGGSPQDCAAAISIITTNGGDIRDYEGLHKSSRPGYPTIAVNTTAGTSAEITINYVITDEDRGVKMVCVDKNSIALLSVSDPELMVNKPADLTAATGMDALTHAIETLVTPGANPVTDATALEAVRIIFKYLPAAVKNGHDLDAREQMTYACFLGGMAFSNAGLGYVHAMAHQLGGLYDLPHGVCNAMLLPIVEKRNAKYAPKKFRMIAEALGFPQIGQTDEEASDFVIEKIRELAAEVGIPTSLKELGVENPDLDTLAENSLKDACAPGNPYMPTKEETIEMFKEIL
- a CDS encoding ABC transporter ATP-binding protein translates to MATIISVEQLEARYEERTVFRELSMAIQEGSVTTIIGPNGCGKSTLLKTMGRILKPKSGKVSLLGKSLSHMSTKEIAKKLALLSQNPVAPSQLKVEELISYGRYPHQRRGHSLSAADFDVMEWAMEVTKTLEFREREMDQLSGGQRQKVWLAMALAQETDLLLLDEPTTYLDMAHQLDVLKIVRDLNQNQACTVVMVLHDINHAARFSDQLVAMKDGQIKAIGKPEEIMTPEVLRAVFDIEARIIEDPYDGVPICLGYDSVTTREAVLSN
- a CDS encoding alpha/beta hydrolase encodes the protein MTQQQYQLEDYELFIYSPDTAPPSAGFPVLYVLDGNAFFHTVSDLIHLQARRQEKTGVIPAIVCAVGYPGDAPFHPRRFWDYTPPQDTLHAPMRPNGQPWPASGGADQFLRTMEEVIKPFVEAHYPVNRLSQTLFGHSLGGLLTLYALYTKPDAYQHYVAISPSLWWNRSLMRGLEHDYLIQPVDNHHRVFMAVGSEEKNYLIQDAAELFARLHDSDKIQVEFMEAAGENHLSVVPTVMSRALRFVNREDG
- a CDS encoding cold-shock protein, whose protein sequence is MEQGKVKWFNAEKGFGFIEREGGDDVFVHFSAIQGEGFKTLDEGQEVTFEVEQGQRGPQATNVQKN
- a CDS encoding GNAT family N-acetyltransferase, whose product is MNYKRITAEEDLQHAFHIRKSVFVEEQGVPLEDEFDEMDHLDGNCDHILVYHEHQPVGTGRIRPHDGYGKLERICLLEPYRKFGLGKVIIHALEERAREKGLGKVKLHGQTQAEGFYHKLGYETASEVFMEDGIPHVLMYKELE
- a CDS encoding antibiotic biosynthesis monooxygenase, whose translation is MIVVQNKFQTKKGFGEKMGAAFTKNDLETFKGFIRVEVLLTQGVEETDELSVNMYWEDKESFETWRNSDSFKKSHARPAEGSSEAKTESPIISNKISIFDVVAVKEGAVTK
- a CDS encoding FecCD family ABC transporter permease, with protein sequence MRKKNTLGLLSVFVLLIAITVYISLTNGAFDMTVGEVVRTLLRIEGDPKFDLIIFDFRLPRIVIAALVGMGLGVAGTVIQGITRNGLADSGILGINAGAGAAIVIFMFFFQGQLSNLGTAGIMLQPLFGLAGGLLAALLIYFFSFKGGRLDTERLLLTGIAIGSGFGALSLYVSLKMKSADFEMATVWISGSIYNANWVYILSMLPWLLILLPVIYHKAHLLDLFQLEEATVTSIGVRVEREKSILLLASIGVISSCVAVSGSISFIGLMAPHIARSLVGTRHRAIIPVSGAVGMLLVLLADFIAKTAFSPLEIPVGIVVSIIGVPYFLYLLVKRKQ
- a CDS encoding ABC transporter ATP-binding protein — protein: MNAIEASNLCQRVGFFQLKDISLVIPKGKMTAIIGPNGSGKSTFLKITAQLMGMDEGEILVQDQPIHTYKRREFAKTISMLPQSKEELPDLCVRELVSYGRSPHHSFLHKGSKAADEAVIDWALDITGTKKHESRMFHELSGGEQQKARIAMALAQKTDILLLDEPTTYLDMAHQLDLMEMLQEINDQYGITIVMVLHDLQQAAAYSHHMIALKGGCLIDQGKPKELLTASFLQKVYNITAKIHFDEDYPVIIPQLKQRRLIV
- a CDS encoding GNAT family N-acetyltransferase, producing the protein MQIMLEKFQEADFDLYYALVSEERVMAQITERAIPLEEAEINFHALLKRNQQAEKTGSYKIYDQQTLEYIGLGHITPDDDLSGEAELGYMILPQYWGKGYGSEIARVLLVKAGEAGMTSLKAIIDPDNIPSRRILQKHGFISEKIGEIDGLPAEILRKSINAE